In Primulina eburnea isolate SZY01 chromosome 3, ASM2296580v1, whole genome shotgun sequence, one DNA window encodes the following:
- the LOC140827289 gene encoding protein BRASSINAZOLE-RESISTANT 1-like — MMWEGGGSISSSAAAGNGDGGRRKPSWRERENNRRRERRRRATAAKIYTGLRAQGNYDLPKHCDNNEVLKALCAEAGWVVEPDGTTYRKGCKPCPIKIGGISANITPSSSRNPSPPSSYFASPIPSYQPSPSSSLCPSPTRHNANAPFHPFAFLLNSLPASLPPLRISNSAPVTPPLSSPTRIPKNTFNLETLAKESMSAFNIPCFAASAPASPTRTQRFKPEFAIPECDESDTSTVDSGQWMNLQAYANVTNLVPTSPTFNLVRPVAQRVPSKGATSNEEKCPEFDFENMAVKPWEGERIHEVGMDDLELTLGNGNTRT, encoded by the exons ATGATGTGGGAAGGTGGAGGATCGATATCTTCATCAGCAGCAGCTGGAAATGGCGACGGAGGCAGGAGGAAGCCTTCTTGGAGAGAAAGGGAGAACAACAGGCGGAGAGAGAGGAGGAGGAGGGCAACTGCGGCTAAAATTTATACCGGTTTAAGGGCGCAGGGGAACTACGATTTGCCTAAGCACTGTGACAATAATGAAGTATTGAAAGCGCTTTGTGCTGAGGCTGGATGGGTCGTTGAGCCGGATGGCACCACTTATCGAAAG GGATGCAAGCCATGTCCAATAAAAATAGGAGGCATTTCGGCCAACATTACCCCGAGTTCGTCCAGGAATCCAAGCCCGCCTTCTTCATATTTTGCGAGCCCGATTCCCTCGTATCAACCGAGCCCCTCTTCCTCTTTATGCCCAAGCCCTACTCGTCATAACGCCAATGCCCCATTTCACCCATTCGCTTTCCTTCTTAACTCACTCCCTGCGTCTCTTCCTCCTCTCCGGATATCAAACAGTGCCCCTGTAACTCCACCTTTATCATCCCCTACCCGAATCCCCAAGAACACTTTCAATTTAGAGACCCTTGCAAAGGAATCCATGTCTGCCTTTAATATCCCTTGTTTTGCGGCTTCGGCCCCAGCTAGTCCCACTCGTACCCAGCGTTTCAAACCAGAGTTTGCTATACCCGAGTGTGACGAATCCGACACATCTACTGTTGATTCGGGGCAATGGATGAACCTCCAAGCCTACGCAAATGTAACCAACTTGGTTCcaacatctccaacttttaatCTGGTGAGACCTGTTGCTCAACGTGTTCCTTCCAAGGGTGCTACGTCAAATGAAGAAAAGTGTCCCGAATTCGACTTTGAGAATATGGCTGTTAAACCATGGGAAGGGGAGAGGATTCACGAGGTGGGGATGGATGATCTCGAGCTCACGCTAGGTAATGGGAATACTCGAACTTGA
- the LOC140827292 gene encoding uncharacterized protein, whose translation MHELYFIVSFLFYFVIASSISANLNNIPVLNGSNFKKWKEHVMIVLGCMDLDYALREDRPALLTSSGTADQKGSLEKWERSNRMSLMIMKHSIPDTIRGAIPEENDAKKFLTQIADRFTANEKVETSTILNKLVSMRYKEKGNIREYIMEMSNLVTRLKAFKLELSEDIVVHLVLISLPAQFNQFKISYNTQKEKWTLNELIAQCVQEEERLKQDVIESAHLTSNYQGNCINKKRKWSNKEGNSGTSHHMEQQKQDKVITCFFCKRTDGHVKKDCPKYANWRAKKGLPKEPVAN comes from the coding sequence atgcaTGAACTATATTTTATTGTGAGTTTTTTGTTCTACTTTGTTATAGCATCTTCTATATCTGCCAATCTGAACAACATTCCAGTACTTAATGGCTCAAACTTCAAGAAATGGAAAGAGCATGTTATGATAGTGCTCGGCTGCATGGATTTGGACTATGCGCTAAGGGAAGATCGTCCCGCACTTTTGACCAGTTCAGGAACTGCTGATCAAAAGGGTTCTTTGGAAAAGTGGGAGCGATCAAATCGCATGAGTCTGATGATTATGAAACATTCCATTCCAGATACTATAAGGGGTGCAATTCCTGAAGAAAATGATGCTAAAAAGTTCCTTACTCAAATAGCAGATCGTTTCACTGCAAACGAAAAGGTCGAGACAAGTACAATTTTGAATAAACTTGTCTCAATGCGGTACAAAGAGAAAGGGAACATAAGGGAGTACATAATGGAAATGTCAAATCTTGTGACTCGACTAAAAGCATTCAAGTTGGAATTGTCGGAAGACATAGTCGTGCATTTAGTCTTGATCTCTCTGCCTgcacaatttaatcaattcaaaATAAGTTATAATACCCAGAAGGAAAAGTGGACTTTGAATGAGCTTATTGCGCAGTGCGTTCAGGAGGAGGAGAGATTGAAACAAGATGTGATTGAAAGTGCTCACTTGACATCTAACTATCAAGGTAATTGCATCAACAAGAAAAGGAAATGGAGCAATAAGGAAGGAAACTCTGGGACTTCACATCATATGGAGCAACAGAAACAAGATAAAGTGATCACTTGTTTCTTTTGCAAAAGGACTGATGGGCATGTGAAGAAAGATTGTCCCAAATACGCCAATTGGCGTGCAAAGAAAGGGTTGCCTAAGGAGCCGGTTGCCAACTGA